The genomic stretch AACATCGACTGGATGAACGCTGCCCGCCCGGCCGCAGTGATCGAATAGATTTTCTTGGCGGGCTTGCCATCCTGCTGTTCGACACGCGCCGTAACCAGCTTTTCCTGCTCGAGCCGGGCCAGAGACGGATAGATCGCCCCATAGCTGGCGTCGATGAAATACGAATACTCTCCTTCAACGGAGAGCTTTCGGATCTCATATCCAGTCGCGTCGCCATCGTAGAGGATGGCAAGGCAGATGGTTCTGACGTTCATTGGCTTCCTGTTCGGCCGTCATATAACGGACCAGCATATGCCGGGCCTATATATGGAGGCGGAAAAAAGCGCAACAAGGGCCGGGAGAGGGGCTGCCATGCATTTTCTTCATGGCCAACCGTTTGAATACTAACGGTTTCGTCTCATGCGTCGGCGAACCGCAGCATTTCAGCCAGGGCCCGCAAAGCCAGTTTTTCGCTGGCGGCGGCCACAAACCAGGCATTGAGGAAGCCGTCCTCGCGGTGTCCGCAAGTCAGCGGCAGGCCGTCCATTCCCAGTACCACACCCCCGGCAGCCTGCAGCACCGCCTGGCCGGCCGCCGTGTCCCATTCCGAAGTTGGGGTAAATCGCGGGTAAAGCTGCGCTTCGCCTTTGGCGAGCAGGCAGAACTTCAGCGACGAGCCGACCGACACGTCCTCAGCCACCTCGAGGGTATCGCAGAGTTCGGCCAGCGCCGCGTGGCCATGCGACCGGCTGGCGACGATGCGCAGCGGCTGTTTGCCCGCCGCTACGCGCAACGGTGCGACGGCCTCGATCGCATCGCCCGCCAGTCGGCCACCGAACGCGCCATCCGGACCGCCCCAGTAGATTTCGCCGGTAGCCGGCGCCAGCACGACGCCGCTGATCGGATGCCCGTTCTCGCAATAGGCGATGTTTACGGTGAACTCGCCGTTGCGCTTGAGGAACTCCTTGGTGCCGTCGAGCGGATCGACCACGAAGTAGCGCG from Devosia sp. A16 encodes the following:
- the cysQ gene encoding 3'(2'),5'-bisphosphate nucleotidase CysQ; translated protein: MSLSLAELMNRAAIAAAEVILEVYHRPVLAMEKPDGSPVTEADQRAEAIILEHLAATGLPVLAEESVAAGRIPELGTRYFVVDPLDGTKEFLKRNGEFTVNIAYCENGHPISGVVLAPATGEIYWGGPDGAFGGRLAGDAIEAVAPLRVAAGKQPLRIVASRSHGHAALAELCDTLEVAEDVSVGSSLKFCLLAKGEAQLYPRFTPTSEWDTAAGQAVLQAAGGVVLGMDGLPLTCGHREDGFLNAWFVAAASEKLALRALAEMLRFADA